A DNA window from Vigna angularis cultivar LongXiaoDou No.4 chromosome 1, ASM1680809v1, whole genome shotgun sequence contains the following coding sequences:
- the LOC108331765 gene encoding uncharacterized protein LOC108331765 isoform X1: protein MKKMKAVVSMDPPYDLYQDQRTRLRHHSLLQDYEDLHKETEVMRRKLQDTEHKRLILEDEVRFLRQRYKYLLKHPIPKPQPKKEVVKSQKVKIQAPIISKGKNYSRKDHTSRSHSSSHLNPNGKISNVAEVPLQKTSHLFDLNQNARNFSSSKKDSTIHGSASPALDLNHKERIHSSKEATKKSVTPFFDLNQISREEEELQGNSEPMRIEEPKRSTQRVGSDEQHNDIKLSACRSVGDGANRAGKRKISWQDQVALRV, encoded by the exons atgaagaagatgaaagcCGTTGTCTCCATGGACCCTCCTTATGACCTCTATCAGGATCAGAGGACTCGGCTGAGGCACCACAGTCTCTTGCAGGATTATGAAGACTTGCACAAG GAAACAGAAGTCATGAGAAGGAAATTGCAGGATACTGAGCATAAAAGGTTGATACTTGAAGATGAAGTTAG ATTTTTGAGGCAACGATACAAATACTTGCTAAAACATCCTATTCCAAAGCCTCAACCAAAGAAAGAAGTTGTAAAGTCCCAGAAGGTCAAAATTCAAGCTCCCATCATCTCGAAGGGAAAGAATTACAGTAGAAAGGATCATACTTCACGATCTCACTCTTCATCTCATTTGAACCCTAATGGAAAGATATCCAATGTGGCTGAAGTGCCATTGCAAAAAACTAGCCATCTGTTTGATCTAAACCAGAATGCTAGGAATTTTAGCTCTAGTAAAAAAGACAGTACTATTCACGGTTCTGCTTCACCAGCACTAGACTTGAATCACAAAGAAAGAATTCACAGCAGCAAAGAAGCCACAAAGAAGAGTGTAACTCCATTTTTTGACTTGAACCAGATATCG agagaagaagaagagttgcAAGGCAACAGTGAGCCCATGAGGATTGAAGAACCAAAGAGAAGTACACAGAGAGTTGGAAGTGATGAGCAGCACAACGACATCAAGCTTTCAGCTTGTAGAAGTGTTGGCGATGGAGCAAATAGGGCAGGGAAGAGGAAGATTTCATGGCAAGACCAGGTTGCATTGAGGGTTTGA
- the LOC108331765 gene encoding uncharacterized protein LOC108331765 isoform X2 yields the protein MRRKLQDTEHKRLILEDEVRFLRQRYKYLLKHPIPKPQPKKEVVKSQKVKIQAPIISKGKNYSRKDHTSRSHSSSHLNPNGKISNVAEVPLQKTSHLFDLNQNARNFSSSKKDSTIHGSASPALDLNHKERIHSSKEATKKSVTPFFDLNQISREEEELQGNSEPMRIEEPKRSTQRVGSDEQHNDIKLSACRSVGDGANRAGKRKISWQDQVALRV from the exons ATGAGAAGGAAATTGCAGGATACTGAGCATAAAAGGTTGATACTTGAAGATGAAGTTAG ATTTTTGAGGCAACGATACAAATACTTGCTAAAACATCCTATTCCAAAGCCTCAACCAAAGAAAGAAGTTGTAAAGTCCCAGAAGGTCAAAATTCAAGCTCCCATCATCTCGAAGGGAAAGAATTACAGTAGAAAGGATCATACTTCACGATCTCACTCTTCATCTCATTTGAACCCTAATGGAAAGATATCCAATGTGGCTGAAGTGCCATTGCAAAAAACTAGCCATCTGTTTGATCTAAACCAGAATGCTAGGAATTTTAGCTCTAGTAAAAAAGACAGTACTATTCACGGTTCTGCTTCACCAGCACTAGACTTGAATCACAAAGAAAGAATTCACAGCAGCAAAGAAGCCACAAAGAAGAGTGTAACTCCATTTTTTGACTTGAACCAGATATCG agagaagaagaagagttgcAAGGCAACAGTGAGCCCATGAGGATTGAAGAACCAAAGAGAAGTACACAGAGAGTTGGAAGTGATGAGCAGCACAACGACATCAAGCTTTCAGCTTGTAGAAGTGTTGGCGATGGAGCAAATAGGGCAGGGAAGAGGAAGATTTCATGGCAAGACCAGGTTGCATTGAGGGTTTGA